The Bradyrhizobium sp. B097 genome contains the following window.
AGAAGCTCGCCGCCGAGGCGGCCTAAGCTTCATGATGTCGTCATCGCCGGACTTGATCCGGCGATCCATCGAACGAGAACTTTTTTGACTGATGGACCCGCGGGTCGAGCCCGCGGGTGACAGCGCAAAGAACGGAAAGACCATGGCCACCTTCCACTTCGATCTCGTCTCTCCCGAAAAGCTCGCCTTCTCCGGCGAGGTCGATCAGGTTGACGTCCCCGGTGTGGAGGGTGATTTCGGTGTGCTCGCCGGACACGCGCCGGTCGTCGCCACGATTCGTCCGGGTATCCTGACGATCACGACCGCCGGCAAGCGCGAGAAGGTGATCGTGCTCGGCGGCCTCGCCGAGGTGTCGGACAAGGGCCTCACCGTGCTCGCCGACGTCGCGACCGCGCTTGCGGATCTCGATCGCGCGAAGTTCGCCGAGACGATCAACGAGATGCAGGAGAAGCTCTCCGAGAAGGAGGGCTCCGAACTCGACCACGCGATCGAGCGGCTCGACCACTTCAAGAGCATCCAGCACGAGCTCAACGCGACGGCTATGCACTAAGGCGCGGTTGCTGACCAGCGATCGCGCCATAGCGTCGAGTGAGCCGGCTCCTTTGTGAAATCGCTCACACTCTTCCAGTCATCGTCCGCCAAGACTTGAAGCAATCCACGCTCGCCGTACCCGGCGGGTGTTGAATGCTTGTTGCGCCCGGAAGCGTCTGGCGGCATTCTGCCCGGCATATTTGGGTTCCGGGGCTGGTGCTCATGAAGCGCAAGATCGCAGCGATCTTTGCGGCCGATATTGCAGGCTATAGTCGATTGGTTGCCGAGGATGAGGAAGAGACGCTGCGGCGGCTCGCCTCCTACCGGCAGGTCACCGACGACTTCATTGCAAAATGCGGCGGCCGCATCTTCAACACCGCAGGCGATGCGGTGCTCGCGGAATTTCCCAGCGCCGTCGAAGCCGTGCGTTGCGCGATCGACATCCAGGAGAGCCTGCGCACGCGCAACATGGCCTATCCGCCGAGCCGGCAGATGTCGTTCCGGATCGGCATCACCATCGGCGATGTGGTCGAGCGCGATGGCGATCTGCTTGGTGATGGCGTCAATATCGCAGCAAGGCTCGAGGGCCTCGCCGAGGTCGGCGGCATCTGCGTGTCGCGCGCGGTGCATGAGCAGGTCGCCAACAAGCTGTCGGTGCAATTCGCCGATATCGGCGCGCAGGAAGTGAAGAATATCCCGACCCCCGTGCATGCCTACATGGTGGCGATGCGGCGCGAGGACGGCACCTACGCGACGCCGCAGCTCAAGAAGCCGATCAAGGCTGCTGGCGCACCGGCCTGGATGTGGCCCGCTGCCATCACCGTGGTGCTGCTGGCCGCGATCGGCGTCGGCGGCTTCCTCTATTACACCAAGCTGGAAACGTCGGTGACGAAGCCTGCCGTCGTGGCCAGTTCTCCTCCGGCACCCGCGCCCTTGGTATCAGCTTCACCGGCACCATTGGTCGCACCGTCGCCGCCGGCCTCGAGCGTGCCGTCTGCAAAGCCCGCACCGCCTGTGCCGGCTGCACCGGCATCCTCGCTGCCGCCTCCGATCGCATCAGGCGACAAGCTCGCCACCGACATTGTTCCGTTCGTCAGCGACCGCACCCGCATCGCGCTCGCGACCGAGTTTTTGCCGGCAGGCAATTCCAAGGCGATTGCCCTCAACATCAACGGCTTCGTCGGCTGGAGCGTGGCGCAGCCCAGCGAGGACGTGGCGAAGACGGCAGCACTCGATCTGTGCCAGAAGCGCGCCGATAATGCAGGCTCGCCGCGCAAGTGCGAGCTGTACGCGGTCGGCAATGCCATCGTGTATGCCCATGGCCAGCCGCCGGTCCCGCCCTTGCCGTGGGTCAAGCGTGATGTGCTGGTCGAGAAGCCGTACGCCACCAAGGACGTTCCGCTGCTGCGCGAGGCGGCCAGGGCCCGGCTCGACAGCCTGTTTGTGCCGGGGCGCAAGACGCGAACCATCGCGCTCGGTCCGGGCGGTCACTACTTCTTCAATTCGGGTATCGATTCGCTCGAGGAATCGGCGCGGCGCAATTTGCAGGCCTGCGGCGCGGTGGCGGGCGTGCCCTGCACGATCGTCGTGGTCGACGATGTCTTTGTGGTGCCGATTCCGGCCACGTTCCGCGTGACCGGCTTCTTCAAGGCCGCCGACAGCCCGGTCATCACGCCGGGCGAGCGGAGCGACGTCGCGCGGAAGCTTGCCGATGCGGCGGCAGGCTGGAATGCGGTTGCGGTCGGGACGCAGGGACGGCCGGGACTGGGATTGAAGGCGGAGAACGAGCAGAGCGCGGTCAACGCCGCGCTCGGTGACTGCGCCAAGCGCGACAGCGATTGCCATGTCATCGCGGTCGGTCCGTTCACGGTCGGCCCGAACTAGAGCATGATCCGGGAAATGTGAGGCAGCTTACAGCGGGGATCGTCTACCGATGACAAGCTGCGGCGCGATGACGAATTGACCCGATCGCATCGTGATGCGACTTCGGATGTAACGGACAAGATGCTGTGCTGACTTTCTCCACCGATGCTCTCCGCCCACAGGACCGCTTCGAGCACTGGTGCGACGTGCGCGGCAAGAACCTGTTCGGGGTTACCATCGAGCTCGAGCGCGACAGGCGGCCCGATTTCAACGGACGGTTTTCCGCGACGCCGGTCGGCGGCGCCGTGCTGGCGGAAATGTCGGCGTCGTCCTACCGCGTCAGCCGGACGTCATCCGACATCGGACGTGTTCCGAGCAACAGCCTACATCTTGGCTGGCAGGTGCGCGGCCCCGGCCACATGAATATCGGCCGCGATCGCATCCAGTGGGTCGGCAACGGAGATATGGTGTTTGGCCATTCCAATCTTCCGTTTGCGTCGACGCCCGAACGGACCGACGGCTTTCGCTTCTTCAGCCTCAAGATTCCCGTCACCGAAGAGCTCGTGCTCGGTGCGCGGATCGAGGACGTGCCGCTGGTCGCGCTGGCGCGTGATGCGAGCCTGACCCGGCTTGTCGGCGCCATGTTCCGTTCCATGACGCGCGATGCGGCGCAAGCCGGGCAGTTCGCCGGCGAGGTCACGCATATGGTGCGCCTGGCGCTGCTTGCGCGCGGACGCTTGCGGCCACGCCAGGATGAGGTCCGTGCCGCGCTGCATGCCGGCTACCTTCATGCCGCGCGCGAAATCCTGCTGCGCGATCTGCATCGCGCCTCGCTCACGCCGGCCGCGGTCGCCACCGAGCTCGGCATTTCACTCCGGCAATTGCATGCACTGTTCGAGCCGACCGGCCTGTCATTCGCGCGAACGCTGACGGCAACAAGGTTGAAGGAGGCGCGGCGGCTTCTCTCATCGGTGCAGGAGCGCGGCATCGACGAGATCGCGTTCTCGTGCGGCTTCGACAGCATCGCGACCTTCTATCGCGTGTTCCGCGCAACCTACGGCATGACGCCGGGTGATGCACGGCGCCTTCCGCCGCAGGATCAGCTAGAGCATGATCCGGAAAAGTGTGAAGCGGTTTTCCGAAAAGATCATGCTCGAACGAGAATCTAAAGCGCGATGACGATTCAACCTAATCTCATTGCGCTTTAGCGAATTCCGCGAACCGGATCGCGACCGCGCGATAGACCTCGCGGCGGAACGGCACCACCAGATCGGCGACGCGATCGAGGCGCTCCCAGCGCCATCGATCGAACTCGGCGGGCTGGCCGTTGCGCGGCGTCAAGGGATCGATCTCCTCGTCGCGTCCGGTGAAGCGCAGCGCGAACCATTTCTGCCGCTGGCCGCGGAATCTGGCCAGCCGATGCGATGCCGGCCCGTCATAGGCCGGGAATTCGTAGGTCATCCAGTCGGTCTCGCCGAGATAGTCGGCGTTGACCGCCCCGGTCTCTTCCCACAATTCGCGCATCACGGCCTGGCGCGGATCCTCGCCGTCGTCGATGCCACCTTGCGGCATCTGCCATTCGAGGCCGGGCAGCACGATCTCCGGACCGTCGTCCTTGATCCGGTGGCCGATCAACACGCGTCCGTCGCCGTTGAACAGCGCGATGCCCACATTGGGGCGATAGGGCTTATCTGATGACATCTCGACCGGTGCGTCGCGCGTTGATCTGGCCGATCATCCGGCCAATTACTTGGCCGCCAGACCGGCGAATTCCTTCACGACGCGCTCATAGACCGGACGCTTGAACGGCACAATCAGCTCCGGAAGATTCTTCATCGGCTCCCAGCGCCAGGTGACGAACTCGGCCTTGTGGCCGCCGCCGGGGTGGGCGACGTTGATCTCGTTCTCGTTGCCGGTGAAGCGCAACGCGAACCATTTCTGCCGCTGGCCGCGATAGCGACCCTTCCAGGCGCGGCCTGCGACGGTGCGCGGGATATCATAGATCAGCCAGTCCGAGACCTCGCCGAGCTTTTCCACCGACTTGACGCTGGTCTCTTCATAGAGCTCGCGCCGTGCGGCCTGAAACGTATCCTCGCCGGGATCGACGCCGCCTTGCGGCATCTGCCAGACATGCGCGTCGTCGACATGCTCGATGCCGCCGGCGCGGCGTCCGATGAAGACCAGTCCCGCCGTATTCAGCAGCATGATGCCGACGCAGGTTCGATAGGGCAGGTCTTCATAACGTGCCATGCCGCCGCTACCTCGCACAGTTCCTGGCGCCATCAGACCCGGCCCCCCGGCAAGGTCTTAGGTTGCACCAACAGATTGATCTCTAGCCCGATTTTGATTTCAGCATCGCCGTTGTCAATGGCACAAGCATGATGCCCTTGGAGTCCAGTGTCTTGAGCCAGGCGCCGAGCCGCTCGATCGAGACCGGCAGCGCCGATGCGACGCCCACGGCCGTGCCGCGTTCCTTGGCGATCGTTTCCAGCCTGACCAGCGCGCGGTCGATTTCCGCCGATGTCGGCACCACGTCGATGGCGAAATCGGCCTTGGCGAACGGCAATGATTGGCCGGCGGAAAGGGCCTGCGCGAGGCTGCGCGGGGTGGAACCGTCGTCGAAGAAGCTCAAACCGCGCTTGGCCGCCTCGCGCACGATGGGCTGCATCACCGGATCGGTCGCGACGAACCGGGCTCCCATGAAATTGGCGATCCCGGCATATCCCTGCAGGCGGCTGAGGTGCCAATAGAGCCGGTCGAGGTTCTGCTCGCTGCTCAATGTGGTCAGCAGGGTCTGCGGGCCCGGATCGTTGTCGGGATAGTCGAACGGCTCCATCGGGATCTGCAGCAGGATCTCGTGGCGCTGGGTGCGGGCGCGTTCCGCGAGCTTGCCGGGATCGGCGCCGTAGGGCGTGAAGGCCAGCGTCACGGCCGGCGGCAGCTTCATGATCGCGTCAGTGGTCTTGGCGGCGCCGACCCCGAGGCCGGCGACCACGATGGCGACCACGGGCATCCGGGCCGCCTTGGCGCGGTCGGCTTCGGCCGCATAGACCGTGAACGGCTTCAGGCCGTCGGCAACCGCCGGGATCATGCCGTAGCGCGATTTTTCCAGCAGGCGCGGGTCGATCCCGGTCATCGCGAGTGGCGGCGTATCGCCATCCGTCGTCTTTTCGGCCGGATCGCCGGCGCCGATCACAACGTCCTGGCGCTTGCCGCTGGAGCCGTCGATGATGGTGACGGTCTTGGAATCGCTCGCTCCGGCCGGCGCCTTGGCGGCGGATTTGACCACCGGTTCGGCCGGGGCGTGCTTATCGTCGGCAGCGGCAGGCTGGGGATTGCGGAGCGTGATGCGGGCAATCGGTTCGCCGCCGAGCGGATTGTCGTTGAACAGGGCGACACCGGCGAAGCCGACCAGCACGAGGCCCAGCAGCACGGCGAGCGCCTGCATCGCCGTGAATGGCAAGCGGACACGGCGCGTCTTGCCCACGGTGTTCTGCCCAAGCGGCGTGCTCAGTTCGTCGGCCGCTTCTGCCATGACCCTCCCCGAATCAACAGCGCGAACGATAGCACGATGCGGTGCATTCCCGCGCGCCGGCCTCCCGGTCGAAGCACGGGCGACGGTGGACGGCGAAAGCAGAAAGGGCGGCCCGGGGGCCGCCCTGTTCGCCTAAACCATTGGATGGGATCAGTTCGCGGACTTGTTGGCCGGCTTGTCGGCGGCGGCCTTGTCGCCGGTCGGCTTGTCACCGGACGCGGTGGCCGGTGCCGGCGTGGCATTCGAGGTCGACTTGATGCCGTGCAGCAGGTCGTCCGCCATCTTGAGCGCCTTGTCGTCCTTGGCGTCCGGCGGGACGTAGGACTGCGAGCCGGTCTTCTCGTCGCCGTCGTTCTTCAGATGGCCGCGCAGCGAAGCCTCGCCCTTGGTGTCGGTGCGCGCCTTCAGCTCATCCGGCACGTCCTGCAGCACCTCGATGTCGGGCACGATGCCCTTGGCCTGGATCGACTTGCCCGACGGCGTGTAGTAGCGCGCGGTGGTCAGGCGCAGCGCGCCGTTGCCGGAGCCGAGCGGGATGATGGTCTGCACCGAACCCTTGCCGAACGAGCGGGTGCCGACCAGCGTCGCACGCTTGTGGTCCTGCAGCGCGCCGGCGACGATTTCGGAGGCCGATGCCGAGCCGCCGTTGATCAGCACGATGACCGGCTTGCCCTTGGTCAGGTCGCCCGGATGGGCGGCGCGGCGCTGGGTTTCCTCGGCATTGCGTCCGCGGGTCGAGACGATCTCGCCGCGCTCCAGGAAGGAGTCGGACACGGTGACGGCTTCTTCAAGCAGGCCGCCGGGGTTGTTTCGGAGATCGATGATGTAGCCCTTCAGCTTGTCGCCGATCTGGCTCTGCAGGTTGGCGACTTCCTTCTTCAGGCCTTCGGTGGTCTGCTCGTTGAAGGTGGTGATGCGGATGTAGGCGATGTCATCGGCCTCGACGCGCGCACGCACCGAGCGGACGCGGATGTTGTCGCGCACCAGCGTGACGTCGATCGGATTGTCCTGGCCCTTGCGGATGATCTTGAGCTTGATCTTGGTGTTGACCGGACCGCGCATCTTCTCGACGGCCTGGTTCAGCGTCAGGCCCTGCACGGCTTCGTCGTCGAGATTGGTGATGATGTCGTTGGCCATGATGCCGGCCTTCGAGGCCGGGGTGTCGTCGATCGGCGAGACGACCTTGATCAGGCCGTCTTCCATCGTGACCTCGATGCCGAGGCCGCCGAACTCGCCGCGGGTCTGCACCTGCATGTCGCGGAAGCTCTTGGCATCCATGTAGCTCGAGTGCGGATCGAGGCCGGACAGCATGCCCGAGATCGCCGACTCGACGAGCTTGCTGTCATCCGGCTTCTCGACATAGTCGCTGCGCACCCGTTCGAACACGTCGCCGAACAGATTGAGCTGGCGGTAGGTGTCCGACGTCGCGGCGCGCGCGCTCGATCCCATCAGCACAGCGCGGGGCTGCGTGACGAAAAGCGTCAGGGCCGCGCCGGTGGCGGCGCTAAGGAGAATTACCGAAGTCTTGCGCATCATCCGCGAACCTTTTCGCCTTCATTTGCGGCCCACCATGGACCTGGATCGATTGGAGTGCCGTCTTTCCGGAACTCGACATAGAGCACTGGCTGGCTCGCGTTGGTTGCGAGAATGGATGCAACCTGGGACGTCGACCCCATGGTCGCAACCGGCTCCCCGGTTAGCACAAACTGGCCGATGTTTACCGAAATACGCTCCATCCCGGCGATCAGGACATGATACCCGCCCCCGGCATTGAGGATCAAGAGTTGTCCGTAGCTGCGGAAAGGACCAGCGTAAACAACCCAGCCGTCACACGGGGTTGTGACCTGCGCCCCCGGTTTGGCGGCCAAAGAAATGCCCTTTTGTACGCCCCCTGCGCCGTCGGAACCGCCAAATTCGCGAATCTTGGTGCCATTCACGGGATAGGAGAACAGGCCTTTGGCCGAGGCGAAGGCGACTGCCGGGCTCATGCGGGCCGGGTCCTTGAGGGCTCCCAGATTCGGTTTGCCGTTAACGGTCGCCGGGGCCCCTTGGAGGCTGGCCGTGGCGGCGGCCTTGGCCGCGCTCTTGAGGTCCTGCTCCATCTTGGCGATCAGGCTCTGCAGATCGGCGGCCTGCTTCGACAGCGCGATGGCGCGGGCGCCTTCGGCTTCCATGTCCTTTTCGGCTGCGCTTTGCTGGCGCTGCCGTTCGTCGACCAGCGCCGCGAGGCGGGTCTGGTCTTCCCTGAGTTTGTCGCGGTCGGCCGCCAGCGCATCGCGCTCGGTCGAGATGGTCTTGCGCAGCGCCACCAGCTCGCCGAGATCGGACGCAAGCTTCTCGGCGCGGACGCGCAATTCCGGCACCACCGCGCCGAGCAGCATCGCGGTGCGCAGCGATTGCAGCGCGTCCTCGGGCCGTACCAGCAGCGCCGGCGGCGTGCGCCGCCCGGCGCGCTGCAGCGCGGCCAGCACCTCGATCACCTCGGAGCGGCGTGAATCGAGCGAGCCGCGGATTTCGCGCTCGCGGCCATCGAGCGGCTGCAGGCGTGCCTCGGCGTCGGCGATCCGCGTCTCGACGCCGCGCACCTGGCCGGCAATGTCGATCAGCTGCTGATTGAGCTTGCTGCGGTCCTGGCCGATCGCGGTGATGTCGGCCTTCAGCTTCTCCTGCAACTCGGTCGCCTTGCGCTGCTGTTCGCGTGCAGCCTCGAGCTCCTGCTCGCGCTGCTTGATGGCGTCGGGTGACGTCTCCGCTGTCGCGGCCTGTTGCGTGGGCGGGGCGGACTGTTGCGCGGGTGGTGTCGCCTGCGCATGCGCCGCGGTCAGCGGATACGCGACGAGCATGGCGATCGACAGAGGCAGGGATGCCGGCAACCAGCGGCGGCGCGCGATGCCGAGATGCGAATCCGAGGCTGTGTCCCGCTTGTGCTGCATTCGCGTGCGTTCAGCGCTTTCGACTGTCCGTCACCGCGCCTCAGGCGCGATGGTAGGGGTGGCCGGCCAAAATGGTCGCGGCCCGATAAATCTGTTCCAGAAGCATGACGCGGACCATTTGGTGCGGCCAGGTCGCGGAGCCGAATGCAATACGCAACGAAGCCTTGCGCTGCAATTCAGGCGAAAGTCCGTCCGCGCCGCCGATCACGAAGACAGTATGTGCTGCCCCCTCGTCGCGCCAGCGGCCGAGCTGCTGCGCAAAGCTCGTGCTATCGATGCTCTTGCCGCGTTCGTCGAGCGCGACCAGCATGTGCTTTTCCGGCAGCAGCGCCGCGATCGCCGCAGCCTCTTCAGTGATGCGCGCGGGCGTATCGCGCGCGCGGCTCTCCGCAATCTCATGGATCTCGAGGCCGCGAAAGCCGAGCTTGCGGCCGATATCCTCGAAGCGCTCGCGGTAACGCTCGGCGAGCTCCCGTTCGGGGCCCTGTTTCAGACGGCCGATGCAGATGACGACAAGGCGCATCAACGCAGACTAGCTGCGCTGCAGCCGATTCGCATCGGCTTCGATACGCCTTAGACCGCCGCGATCGCCGGGTTCTGAGTCCACAACCGCTCGAGATTGTAGAACTCACGCACCTCAGGCCTGAACACGTGCACGATCACCTCGCCGGAATCGATCAGCACCCAGTCGCAATTGGGCAAGCCCTCGACATGGATGTTCTTGACCCCGTTTTCCTTGAGGCTCTTCGTCACATTTTCCGCGATCGCGCCAACGTGCCGGTTAACCCGGCCGGTGGTGACGATCATGTAGTCGGAATATGCGGATTTGCCGCGAAGGTCGATGGTGACCGTCTCTTCCGCCTTCATATCGTCGAGGCGAGAGAGGATCAGGCTCAGCGTCTTGTTGGCATCCGGTTTGTCGGCATCCGGTTGCGCCAGCAAGGCCGCGGTTTTCGTCGATGTTTTACGCGCAGTCTTTGGACCTGAAGCCTTGGGACCTGAAGTCTTGGGAACCTTGGGTAAAACAGACTTGGACAATACAGATGTGGCCAGGGACCATTCCTTTCACTGTATCGCGGGCGCCGAATCCGGCCCCACGCACCATATTACGCATGTGGGGTTAATGGTTTCAATATTCCAGTAACCCTTTTGCGCCTCACGCCGTTCTCCAGCTCCCGTCCGGGTTCCGCAGTCCGGTCGAAGACAGATTGGATTTCATTCCTGTCAGGAACACCCATGCCGGCGCCTGTTGGTCGGCCAGCCGTGTCGCCTGATTTTCGGGCAAGCGATAGCGCATGAGCGCCTGCGCCGCCGGTGCGGCAAGGGCGCGGAAACTCTGGGGCGGACGGTCGATCACGGCAATCGGCACATCGGACGCGATGCGC
Protein-coding sequences here:
- a CDS encoding F0F1 ATP synthase subunit epsilon; this translates as MATFHFDLVSPEKLAFSGEVDQVDVPGVEGDFGVLAGHAPVVATIRPGILTITTAGKREKVIVLGGLAEVSDKGLTVLADVATALADLDRAKFAETINEMQEKLSEKEGSELDHAIERLDHFKSIQHELNATAMH
- a CDS encoding adenylate/guanylate cyclase domain-containing protein; the protein is MKRKIAAIFAADIAGYSRLVAEDEEETLRRLASYRQVTDDFIAKCGGRIFNTAGDAVLAEFPSAVEAVRCAIDIQESLRTRNMAYPPSRQMSFRIGITIGDVVERDGDLLGDGVNIAARLEGLAEVGGICVSRAVHEQVANKLSVQFADIGAQEVKNIPTPVHAYMVAMRREDGTYATPQLKKPIKAAGAPAWMWPAAITVVLLAAIGVGGFLYYTKLETSVTKPAVVASSPPAPAPLVSASPAPLVAPSPPASSVPSAKPAPPVPAAPASSLPPPIASGDKLATDIVPFVSDRTRIALATEFLPAGNSKAIALNINGFVGWSVAQPSEDVAKTAALDLCQKRADNAGSPRKCELYAVGNAIVYAHGQPPVPPLPWVKRDVLVEKPYATKDVPLLREAARARLDSLFVPGRKTRTIALGPGGHYFFNSGIDSLEESARRNLQACGAVAGVPCTIVVVDDVFVVPIPATFRVTGFFKAADSPVITPGERSDVARKLADAAAGWNAVAVGTQGRPGLGLKAENEQSAVNAALGDCAKRDSDCHVIAVGPFTVGPN
- a CDS encoding AraC family transcriptional regulator; this translates as MLTFSTDALRPQDRFEHWCDVRGKNLFGVTIELERDRRPDFNGRFSATPVGGAVLAEMSASSYRVSRTSSDIGRVPSNSLHLGWQVRGPGHMNIGRDRIQWVGNGDMVFGHSNLPFASTPERTDGFRFFSLKIPVTEELVLGARIEDVPLVALARDASLTRLVGAMFRSMTRDAAQAGQFAGEVTHMVRLALLARGRLRPRQDEVRAALHAGYLHAAREILLRDLHRASLTPAAVATELGISLRQLHALFEPTGLSFARTLTATRLKEARRLLSSVQERGIDEIAFSCGFDSIATFYRVFRATYGMTPGDARRLPPQDQLEHDPEKCEAVFRKDHARTRI
- a CDS encoding RNA pyrophosphohydrolase, coding for MSSDKPYRPNVGIALFNGDGRVLIGHRIKDDGPEIVLPGLEWQMPQGGIDDGEDPRQAVMRELWEETGAVNADYLGETDWMTYEFPAYDGPASHRLARFRGQRQKWFALRFTGRDEEIDPLTPRNGQPAEFDRWRWERLDRVADLVVPFRREVYRAVAIRFAEFAKAQ
- a CDS encoding RNA pyrophosphohydrolase, which gives rise to MARYEDLPYRTCVGIMLLNTAGLVFIGRRAGGIEHVDDAHVWQMPQGGVDPGEDTFQAARRELYEETSVKSVEKLGEVSDWLIYDIPRTVAGRAWKGRYRGQRQKWFALRFTGNENEINVAHPGGGHKAEFVTWRWEPMKNLPELIVPFKRPVYERVVKEFAGLAAK
- a CDS encoding divergent polysaccharide deacetylase family protein produces the protein MAEAADELSTPLGQNTVGKTRRVRLPFTAMQALAVLLGLVLVGFAGVALFNDNPLGGEPIARITLRNPQPAAADDKHAPAEPVVKSAAKAPAGASDSKTVTIIDGSSGKRQDVVIGAGDPAEKTTDGDTPPLAMTGIDPRLLEKSRYGMIPAVADGLKPFTVYAAEADRAKAARMPVVAIVVAGLGVGAAKTTDAIMKLPPAVTLAFTPYGADPGKLAERARTQRHEILLQIPMEPFDYPDNDPGPQTLLTTLSSEQNLDRLYWHLSRLQGYAGIANFMGARFVATDPVMQPIVREAAKRGLSFFDDGSTPRSLAQALSAGQSLPFAKADFAIDVVPTSAEIDRALVRLETIAKERGTAVGVASALPVSIERLGAWLKTLDSKGIMLVPLTTAMLKSKSG
- a CDS encoding S41 family peptidase, whose translation is MMRKTSVILLSAATGAALTLFVTQPRAVLMGSSARAATSDTYRQLNLFGDVFERVRSDYVEKPDDSKLVESAISGMLSGLDPHSSYMDAKSFRDMQVQTRGEFGGLGIEVTMEDGLIKVVSPIDDTPASKAGIMANDIITNLDDEAVQGLTLNQAVEKMRGPVNTKIKLKIIRKGQDNPIDVTLVRDNIRVRSVRARVEADDIAYIRITTFNEQTTEGLKKEVANLQSQIGDKLKGYIIDLRNNPGGLLEEAVTVSDSFLERGEIVSTRGRNAEETQRRAAHPGDLTKGKPVIVLINGGSASASEIVAGALQDHKRATLVGTRSFGKGSVQTIIPLGSGNGALRLTTARYYTPSGKSIQAKGIVPDIEVLQDVPDELKARTDTKGEASLRGHLKNDGDEKTGSQSYVPPDAKDDKALKMADDLLHGIKSTSNATPAPATASGDKPTGDKAAADKPANKSAN
- a CDS encoding peptidoglycan DD-metalloendopeptidase family protein; translated protein: MQHKRDTASDSHLGIARRRWLPASLPLSIAMLVAYPLTAAHAQATPPAQQSAPPTQQAATAETSPDAIKQREQELEAAREQQRKATELQEKLKADITAIGQDRSKLNQQLIDIAGQVRGVETRIADAEARLQPLDGREREIRGSLDSRRSEVIEVLAALQRAGRRTPPALLVRPEDALQSLRTAMLLGAVVPELRVRAEKLASDLGELVALRKTISTERDALAADRDKLREDQTRLAALVDERQRQQSAAEKDMEAEGARAIALSKQAADLQSLIAKMEQDLKSAAKAAATASLQGAPATVNGKPNLGALKDPARMSPAVAFASAKGLFSYPVNGTKIREFGGSDGAGGVQKGISLAAKPGAQVTTPCDGWVVYAGPFRSYGQLLILNAGGGYHVLIAGMERISVNIGQFVLTGEPVATMGSTSQVASILATNASQPVLYVEFRKDGTPIDPGPWWAANEGEKVRG
- the rlmH gene encoding 23S rRNA (pseudouridine(1915)-N(3))-methyltransferase RlmH: MRLVVICIGRLKQGPERELAERYRERFEDIGRKLGFRGLEIHEIAESRARDTPARITEEAAAIAALLPEKHMLVALDERGKSIDSTSFAQQLGRWRDEGAAHTVFVIGGADGLSPELQRKASLRIAFGSATWPHQMVRVMLLEQIYRAATILAGHPYHRA
- the rsfS gene encoding ribosome silencing factor, with product MLAQPDADKPDANKTLSLILSRLDDMKAEETVTIDLRGKSAYSDYMIVTTGRVNRHVGAIAENVTKSLKENGVKNIHVEGLPNCDWVLIDSGEVIVHVFRPEVREFYNLERLWTQNPAIAAV